A single window of Fundulus heteroclitus isolate FHET01 unplaced genomic scaffold, MU-UCD_Fhet_4.1 scaffold_41, whole genome shotgun sequence DNA harbors:
- the LOC105923591 gene encoding HLA class II histocompatibility antigen, DR alpha chain, whose protein sequence is MMKMRLLLFLCGVLRVSAQVLHEDLHILGCSDSDGEDMYTLDGEELWVADFKQEKGVYPQPPFIDPITYVEGTYDTAVANQQVCRINLGNSRKAMKEIPLEKDPPSTPMIYTRDEVELGEKNILVCHVSGFYPAPVNVSWTKNGQKVTEGTSINVPFPNKDSTFTQISRLDFIPQLGDIYSCSVDHLALTEPLTRIWDVEVHMSQPSVGPAVFCGLGLTIGLLGVAVGTFFLIKGNECS, encoded by the exons atgatgaagatgaggctGCTGCTCTTCCTCTGCGGGGTCCTCCGGGTCTCTGCTCAAG TTCTCCATGAGGACCTTCATATCCTTGGCTGTTCAGACTCTGATGGAGAGGACATGTATACTCTGGATGGAGAAGAGTTGTGGGTCGCTGACTTCAAGCAGGAGAAAGGAGTTTATCCTCAGCCTCCTTTCATTGATCCTATCACCTACGTGGAAGGAACTTATGACACAGCTGTGGCTAATCAACAGGTCTGCAGAATAAACCTGGGTAACAGTCGTAAAGCCATGAAGGAAATTCCTCTGGAAAAAG ATCCTCCATCCACCCCCATGATCTACACCAGAGACGAGGTGGAGCTGGGAGAGAAGAACATCCTGGTCTGTCATGTCTCTGGGTTCTATCCTGCTCCTGTCAACGTCTCCTGGACCAAGAACGGCCAGAAGGTGACTGAAGGAACCAGCATCAACGTTCCCTTCCCCAACAAGGACAGCACCTTCACCCAGATCTCCAGACTGGACTTCATCCCTCAGCTGGGAGACAtctacagctgctctgtggaCCATCTAGCTCTGACAGAACCACTCACCAGGATCTGGG ATGTGGAGGTCCACATGTCCCAGCCCAGTGTTGGACCTGCAGTCTTCTGTGGACTGGGTCTGACCATCGGACTCCTGGGCGTGGCTGTTGGTACCTTCTTCCTGATCAAAGGAAACGAGtgcagctga
- the LOC110367958 gene encoding rano class II histocompatibility antigen, A beta chain, which translates to MASSLLCCCLLFLTLYSADGFREYIVDRCVFNSSELNDIEYIRSEFYNKLEYARFSSSLGKFVGYTEWGVKTADYWNSQTSYLQQMKAQRETYCLNNVGIWYQNPLTKSVEPSVRIHSEAPSGGGGQNGMLVCGVYSFYPKTIKVTWLRDGQEVTSDVTTTEELPDGDWYYQVHSTLEYTPRSGEKISCMVEHASLKEPLITHWNPSMSEAERNQLAIGASGLILGLVLSLAGFIYYKRKARGRILVPTN; encoded by the exons ATGGCTTCAtcgctgctctgctgctgcctcctcttcctcaccctCTACTCTGCAG ATGGGTTTAGAGAATATATTGTGGATCGTTGTGTGTTTAACTCCTCTGAGCTGAACGACATCGAGTACATCAGATCAGAATTTTACAACAAGTTGGAGTACGCCAGGTTCAGCAGCAGTTTGGGGAAGTTTGTTGGATACACTGAGTGGGGAGTGAAGACTGCAGACTACTGGAACAGTCAGACTTCATATCTTCAACAGATGAAAGCTCAGAGGGAGACCTACTGCCTGAACAACGTTGGTATCTGGTACCAGAATCCTCTGACTAAATCAG TGGAGCCCTCCGTCAGAATCCACTCTGAGGCGCCCTCTGGTGGTGGCGGTCAGAACGGCATGCTGGTCTGTGGCGTCTACAGCTTCTACCCCAAAACCATCAAAGTGACGTGGCTCAGAGATGGACAGGAGGTCACCTCTGATGTCACCACCACCGAGGAGCTGCCAGATGGCGACTGGTACTACCAGGTCCACTCCACCCTGGAGTACACGCCCAG GTCTGGAGAGAAGATCTCCTGCATGGTGGAACACGCCAGCCTGAAGGAACCTCTGATCACCCACTGGA ATCCGTCCATGTCTGAGGCAGAGAGGAACCAGCTGGCCATCGGAGCTTCAGGACTGATCCTGGGTCTGGTTCTGTCTCTGGCCGGGTTCATCTACTACAAGAGGAAGGCCAGAG